In Deinococcus radiophilus, a single window of DNA contains:
- a CDS encoding transposase → MAIKVHEADYQDRAGAILLLRDLPNVFPRMQHLWADQGYTGKLGAEIRKHLGWTLEIVKHPWSGRQGTWAPKDAPPPLVEVPAGFVVLKRRWVVERTFAWIGKSRRMSKDYEALPETSENLVYEVMIRLMVRRLAKDMP, encoded by the coding sequence ATGGCGATCAAGGTACATGAAGCGGATTATCAGGATCGCGCCGGCGCGATCCTCCTGTTGCGAGACTTGCCCAACGTTTTTCCACGCATGCAACATCTTTGGGCAGACCAAGGATATACCGGCAAATTGGGAGCTGAAATCAGAAAACATTTGGGCTGGACGTTGGAAATCGTCAAGCATCCTTGGTCGGGGCGGCAGGGTACCTGGGCACCAAAAGACGCACCTCCACCACTTGTGGAGGTGCCAGCAGGATTCGTCGTGCTGAAACGTCGTTGGGTGGTTGAACGAACCTTCGCCTGGATAGGTAAATCCAGGCGGATGTCCAAAGATTACGAAGCATTGCCGGAAACCTCAGAAAACCTCGTCTACGAGGTTATGATTCGCTTGATGGTAAGACGACTGGCCAAAGATATGCCCTGA
- a CDS encoding transposase, with amino-acid sequence MTTRKTYTAEFKRQAIELAAREDVGPIRAARDLGISPSVLYRWRLQAQKAGTAAFPGQGRTTLTPQEQEIQRLQKEVEILRQEREILKKAAAFFAKENL; translated from the coding sequence ATGACGACCAGAAAGACCTACACTGCCGAATTCAAGCGTCAGGCCATCGAACTCGCTGCACGTGAAGATGTCGGCCCAATCCGTGCTGCACGTGACCTCGGAATCAGCCCCTCTGTGCTCTATCGCTGGAGACTCCAGGCTCAGAAGGCTGGGACAGCCGCATTCCCAGGTCAGGGTCGAACGACCCTGACGCCACAAGAGCAGGAAATCCAGCGGCTCCAAAAAGAAGTTGAGATTTTGCGTCAGGAGCGTGAAATCTTAAAAAAAGCAGCAGCCTTCTTTGCCAAAGAAAATCTCTAA